The Vitis vinifera cultivar Pinot Noir 40024 chromosome 7, ASM3070453v1 genomic interval CGCTCCTGCTCACTGCCAATCCTGAGAAGACCCTTTTGCCCAAACTGGAGTTTTTCTGTTCTGTAGGCTTTTCAGGGCCTGACCTTGCCAGTATTGTCGTTGCTGGCCCACAGATCTTGAAAAGGAGCTTGGAAAATCATGTTATTCCTAGTTATAATTTCCTCAAGAGTGTACTTATGGTCAACGAAAATATTGTGAGGGCCCTCAATAAGTCATACTGGCTTCATGGTCAAAGCCTGCAAAACATCATGGCTCCAAATATTGCAATtctgaaagaaattggagttcccatgtcaaatatttcatttttggtAACATGTCACCCTGGCGCAGTGTCCCAAAACAAGGAAAAGTTTAGTAGAAGTGTCAAGATGGTTATTGAAATGGGATTTGATCCTTTGAGAGTTCCATTTGTGAAAGCTGTTCAAGTGATCATGGAAATGGGTGAATCAATGTGGGAGCATAAAATGGAGGTTTATAGGCGGTGGGGTTTGACAGATGATGAGATTATGTTGATGTTCCGATTGGATCCCTTATGTATGAAGTCATCggagaagaaaataatgagTGTGATGGATTTTCTGGTTAATAAGATGGGTTGGAAACCTGCTGCTATTGCTAGATATCCAACAGTCTTTTTGCGCAGTCTTGAGAAGAGGATTATTCCATGGTGTTCAGTAGTGAAAGTTCTTCAAATGAAGGGGTTGGTGAAGAAGGATCTGTGTTTGAGTTTTTTAGGCTCCAATGAGAAGAATTTGTTCAATAGGTTCATGGTGAAATATGAGCATGATGTTCCTGAGCTTTTAAATGTATATCAAGGAAAAATTGGTATTTTGGAACTTGGCTTCGTGTCTGAGGGGATAATGTAGGATGAAACAGTTGTAGTTTCTCAACTTAACAATTCCAAATAATTATCCTTTCTGTcgtttttattatttgagacttggtttgaaGTCATGCTAACTTCTCTTTTGCACTGTTTTTGACTTTGATTGCTTTTGACCTTGTTTAAGATGTAATATAGGATGTCTTAAAAGTTCATGGACACATATACATTCtggggtgaaaaaaaaaatgtatagagGATAACAACTAATTATTTTGTATAGATAGCCCTTGTAGACCAAAATCCCCATAATATGGTTCATGGAGTGCTTCAGTTTATCTACAATCCCTTTTTTCTACATGGGAAGTAAATCAAAGAAGGGTCTAAAACTATACTTTTTTTTGGCCTAACAATATTTGGAATGTTGTAAATTACTGAAGTATTATGAACTTGGCATCATTTTCCCCCTTACATTATATTTGCAGTGAACTAGTGACCTGATTTTCTACATTAACTGAACTGAAATTGAGTTCCTGTTGGGGGTTGTAGGAGCATAGCTTTTAGCTTTGTTTTAATTAGAAGGACAGCTCCAGAACATGTGAAATATCCCAACTCCAAGTTGTGGGCAGTGCTAAGATCTCCCTTTATGGTTTATCCTCATGTTTTGGTCAAGAAATATGGCTTCCTCTGCAAAACACTTCAATTACTACAAATGAGAAGAAGCACCAAGGGATTAAATCCACCACtaaactcttttttcttttttcttttttataggtCTAAATCCACCATGAACTCTGCTTTTTTTAAACCATGTAAGTTTTCAAATCTTTCTGATAATCGCCAAATTAGGCATCGTTCAAAGTAGCAAAAGATGAACAAtaatttgtttggtttttcCCTTTCCATCCCATTTTTCTTTCCACCCAGATCTCCATAATTTGGTTTTTCTAGTTGTTATAGGTCCTTGATTAAAAATAGACAGGCAAGAAATCTGGATTGATTTGCGTGTTGAACTTATGGAAATGATGGTTGTGTTGTAACGTTTCTCTTACATGTGAAAATGATGGTAATTTTACATTTCTCTTGCATGTCTTCCCTTCTACATTCTCCCTTTCATTGTGGTCAAAGTTAGTACTGGGGATACCCAAAGTTTCTTTTGAAATGCCAAGTTTTGGGTTTTTAGTTCAATAAAAGAGAAATACAAATGGGCAAGGAGATCTCCAAAAGATCAAGAAGGTATATAGATATTAATTATGTTGTAAAAATATCAAGAGAGCATGTCGAGATAGTTGCTGTAATTCTAGCAGCAACTAGTTCAGACTTCAGAGTAATTTCCTAAATAATGCCCCATAAAACTAAAAGTTAAACATGGTTGAGTGATCTCATCATCAGAAACAACTTTTGTCTTGAATTATTCATCTTTTGCATGGCTCCTGGGGGATCTGCTAGGTGCCTTCTTCACATCCTCCTTCCCTGATACTGATAGTAGCGTTACTAGTGAGATGATCAATTTACCAAATCTTAAGCctatatatgaaaaaaagaaggtTGGTAGGCAGCTTGCATTTCTGGAGTTTCAATGGTTCTATTTTTGGAATAGGACCGTCTTGAGTTGTTCAATTGTTAAATATCTGCTGTGGAAAGGCTTTGTAATGAAAAATTCTCGCTTAACTTATATATTGATATCTGCTGAGAATTAATTCTTGCTTAGTTTGTGTTCAAATGTCAGTAACATGTTCATCAATTGTTCAATTGTTCAATGTCTGTCAGGGGATAATAGGTATCTGGATGGAAAGAACAGAAGTAATTCAAGGTTCTCTATAAGCTAAGAAAGGTACTGTAAGATCAAAGGTTCTATGGGGGCATCATCCTCCCATCATTGCTTTTACCTCGAATTGGGTACCAAGTACTTGATTGATTATTGTTGTGattccctttatttttattttgcaagGCATTGCCTCATTGGTTTTGCCTTGTCgtaacattttcttttcaagCCTGATGCTCCATAATTCTGCTCTGCTGTTATTCCAAGGCCTCTGTTCATCCAATGCCCCTTCAGTTCCTTCTCACATGGAAACTTCTCAAGACCTTGGATCTTCCCTGACAGTTCTTTCAAAGCAGAACGTGCCGTATGCAACATGTTGGGCCTTCTACTGAGTGACCCTGGGAAACTCCCGTTTGCCACAGAGCTTTGGTATGAATTGGATGTTTCTATTTGATAAGGAATACAAGGCAGCTAACCCATTGGCAGActttggattttcttttctaatctGTAATAGTTGTTGGCTAATGTATTTCTACAGAGGCAGGCAACCCCACTGAGCCCCAAGTTCTAGCTTGCCTAGAGGTCTTAAAATAAGAGTGGCGTTGGGGTCTCTTGCCTACAAATTGCAGAAAATGTGGTGGTTCTTCCTCAAGCATTATCATTCGGGTTGGTCTATGGTACCGAATTTAGGGCGCTACCTTAGAATTTTCCATATCATATTCAGACTTTAAAGCCTCTTGTCACAAGACTCACAACCAGCAAAGAAATTAGGGTCATGGGACTAGACGATAACCAATCTTTATAATCTATAGGTAGATTGAAGGGCAGAAAATTCATTTCTCTATCATATGTATGGAAATTTAACTATCAAGATAAGTTGGTTTCTTTGCCATTTGATAAATTGTGTAGTTTCATCGCATCTaatttgtgatgtcccacatcggataggggaggaagttcctggcgctatatatgtagaggctcttcttaaccaagtagacgcgttttaaagccgtgagggccctccttgggcccaaagcggacaatatctacatggttgggtgcgggtcgttacaaatggtatcagagccgatccccaaccccggtgtgggggtttgtttggctccgtaaggggtgtttgtctgtttggccccacaatcccatgggacacaacgaggacgttgtgtctgcatgggggggtgtttgtgatgtcccacatcggataggggagcaagttcctggcgctatatatgtagagactcctcttaatcAAGTAGACGtcttttaaagccgtgagggcccccttgggcccaaagcggacaatatctacatggttgggagcgGGTCATTACATAATTTGTACATGAAAAGCAGTTCCAAAacttttttcaaagaaaagacATGAGGAATGGGAAAAGAACTtcgaagtttttaagaaaagtgaataattacaattaaaagggatgaaataattctcaaatttGTAAATCTCATTTCatacctaattttttaaaaaccttctTAAAAGTATTTTGGGCATTTACGATCGATAAAATGGGCTCATATTCTCTAGAACAATATACAAACTTTCGTTACCACATCCAACCAGATATGCAAAGTTTGTCCACTTAGAGAGGCTTAGAGCCATTATCAACCCCATCTTTCCATCAAATAGAATTGTCCCTAaaagtaagaaagaaagaacaCTACTCTTTATAAAATCGTGTTAGAATTTCTctccttttaaaactatgtatGTATAAAGGTTTTTCTCTATGGGTTTTTTTCTTTGGAGAATATACAGAAAGAAGTTATAGTATTTCTCTCACATTTCAAAACCAGGAATGCATGGAAAAGGGTTTTTTCTATACGGGGCTTTCCATGTTTGGAGAACGAGACAGAGAGAGGAGAGTCCATATGAAGTCTACTTGCTAGTTGCTGCCACGCAAAaggtattttataatttgagttCGAAtaatttagttctttttttattttgtatttttaattaaattatggcACAGAAAACATTTTTTCCGTTTAGTATAAATGCAATAATATTTGCTGGAGGAAAGATAGATTTTCCGGGCTCTGTTTGTGTAGATAGAAAATGGTTTGGGGAAACATCTTTGGGCATGGCGGTACATTTCCAATTCTGCCTAGCTGCTTCTGATTTGTCGATTGTTTGCTGCCTTGGCCATTGCTTTTCTACTACAAATTAGGGCTGATCGAGCTTCGGAGCTTTACGATCTTCAAAACTGGTGAGAGACACGAACATTCTCTAGAAATGAGTACTAGTTTCCTCTGTAGAAGAGTAGTGTCACTCACAAATGTGGGCCAAATGTTTGAAATTTCAAGGACCCCGGtgcattttcttcaaaattcccaACTTCTTATGTTTAGATCTTTCTTTTCGCCCAAACAACATTCTTTCACAGTGTCTTACCTCATGAACTCATGTGGGTTGTCCCCAGAAAGTGCTTTATCTGCGTCACGGAAGATACAGTTTGAAACCCCAGAAAGAGCAGACTCCGTCCTCGCACTCCTTAGAAATTATGGATGCACCAATACCCATATCTCCAAAATTGTTAGCAAATATCCGCTCCTGCTCACTGCCAATCCTGAGAAGACCCTTTTGCCCAAACTAGAGTTTTTCCGTTCTGTAGGCTTTTCGGGGCCTGATCTTGCCGGTATTATCGTTGCAAAGCCAAGTATCTTGAAAAGGAGCTTGGAAAATCATGTTATTCCTAATTACAATTTCCTCAAGAGCGTAGGTATGATCAATGAAAATATTGCGAGGGCCCTCAGGAGGACTTACTGGCTTACTGGTCAAAGCGTGCAAAACACCAATGTTCCAAATATTGCAACtctgaaagaaattggagttccCATGTCAAATATTTCGTTTTTTCTGACATGTCACCCTAGTGCAGTGTCCCAAAACAAGGAAAAGTTTAGTACAAATGTCAAGAAGGTTATTGAAATGGGATTTGACCCTTTGAGAGTTACATTTCTGAAAGCAGTTCGCTTGATCTGTGGAATGGGTGAATCAATGTGGGAGCATAAAATGGAGGTTTATAGGCGGTGGGGTTTTACAGATGATGAGATTATGTTGATGATCAGATTGGATCCCTTATGTATGACATCATCTGAGAGGAAAATAATGAGTGTGATGGATTTTTTAGTTAATAAGATGGGTTGGGAACCTGCAGCTATTGGTAGATATCCAACAGTGTTTTTGCGCAGTCTTGAGAAGAAGATCATTCCATGGTGTTCAGTAGTGAAAGTTCTTCAAATAAAGGGGTTGGTGAAGAAGGATCtgagtttgagttttttagGCTCCAGTAAGAAGAATTTCTTCAATAGGTTTGTGGTGAAATATGAGCATGATGTTCCTGAGCTTTTAAATGTATATCAAGGAAAAATTGGCATTTTGGAACTTGGCTTCATATCTGAGGGGATAATGCGGGATGAAACAGTTGTAGTATCTCAACTTAACAATTCCAAGTAATTATCCTTTTTgccgttttttattttttgaaacttggTTTGAAGGCATGTTGACTTCTCTTTTGCACTTTTTTTAACTTTGATTGCTTTTCACCTTGTTTTAGATGTGTAATATAGGATGCCTTAAAAGTTCATAGATACATATACATGCTGGGGTGAAAAAAGAATTTATGGAGGATAACAACTGATTATTTTGTAATGATAGTCTTTGTAGGccaaaattcccaaaatttgGTTTGTGGGGTGCTTCAGTTTATCTACAATCCCTTTTTCCTACATGGGAAGTAAATCAAAGAAGGGGTCTAAAACCATACTTTGCTTTTGGCCAAACGATATTTGGAATGTTAGAAATTACCGAAGTGTTATGAACTTGGCATGGTTTTCTCCCTTTCATCATATTTGCAGTGAATTAATTACCTGGTTTTCTGAAGTGGAGTCAAGTTCCTGTTGGGGGTTATAGGGGCATAGCTTTTaggtttgttttatttaaaaggaCAGCTCCAGAACATGTGAAATATCCCAACTCCAAGTTGTGGGTGGTGCTAAGACCTCCCTGTATTGTTTATCCTCATGTTTTTGTGAAGAAATATGGCTCCCTCTGCAAAACACTTCAATTACTGCAAATGAGGAGAAGCACCAAGGAATTAATCCACCACTGAACTCTGCTTTCTTTAAACCATGTAAGCTTTCAAATCTTTCTGATGATCACCAAATTAGGCATGGTTCAAAGTAGTAAAAGATGAACAATAATGATGGTAATTTTACTCAGGATTTGACATATAgaacattattttttagaattgcaTTACTTTGTTTCTAGGCATTGGTTGGTTTTTCCCGTCCCATCCCATTTTTCTTTCCACCCAGATCTTTATAATTTGGTTTTTCTAATTGTTGTAGGTCCTTGATGAAAAACAGACAGGCAAGAAATCTGGCTTGTCTTATGTGTTGAACTTACGAAAGTGATGGTTGTATTGTAACATTTCTCTTTCATATGAAAATGGTAGTAATCATACATTTCTCTTACATGTTCTCCCTTTCATTGTGGTCAAAGTTAGAGCTGGGGATACCCAAAGTTTCTTTTGAAATGActtaagttttggatttttagtgcaaaaaaaaataaaaaaaagagaaatacaAACGTGCAACGAGATCTCCTCCACAAAATCAAGAAAGCATATAGATATTAATTACGTTGTAAAAAAATCAAGAGGGCATATCAAGATAATTGCTGTAATTCTAGCAGCAACTAATTCAGACTTCAGAGTAATTTCTTAAATAATGCCACATAAAACTAAAAGTTCAACATGGTTGGTTGATCTCTTCATCAGAAACAACTTTTGTCTTGAATTATTCATCTTTTGCATGTCTCTTAGGGCATCTGCTAGGTGTCTTCTTCACACCCGCCCTCCCTGATTGTAGTGTCTGATCACTTTACCAAATCTTAAGcctttatttgaattaaaaaaagaaaaaaaaggttggtAGGCAGCTGGCATTTTAGGAGTTGCAATGGTTCTATTTTTGGAACAGGACCGTCTTGAGTTGTTCAATTGTTAAATATATGCTGTGAAAGTGCATTGTAATGAAAAACTCTTGCTTAACTGCTATACTAATATCTGTTGAGAATTAATTCTTGCTTAGTTTGTGTTCAAATGTCAGTAACATTTTCCTCAATTGTTTAATTGTTCATTGTCTGTCAGGGGATAGCAAGCATCTGGATGGAAAGAACAGAAGTAATTCAAGGTTCTCTATAAGCTGAGAAAAATCAAAGGATTCTTTGGGGGCATCATCCTCCCATCATTGCTTTTACCCCAAATTGGGTACCAAGCACTTGATTATTGTTGCGATTccctttacttttattttgcAAGGCATTGCCTCATTGGTTTTGCCTTGtcataacatttttcttttcaagccTGATGCTACATAATTCTGTTCTGCTGTTGTGCCAGGACCTCCGTTCATCCAGTGCTCCTTGTTCAGCTCGTTCTCAAATGGAAACTGCTGCAAAACCTTGGATCTTTCCTGACAGTTCTTCCAAAGCAGAATGTGCAGTATGCAACATGTTGGGCCTTCTACTGAATGACCCAGTAAAGTCCCAATCGCCACATAGCGTTGCTTTGGTATGGATTGGATGTTTCTATTTAATGAGGAATATAAGGCAGCCAACCCATAGGCAGACTTTGGATTTTCTCTTCTAATCTGTGATAGTTGTTGGCTAATGTATTTCTACAGAAGCAGGCAACCCCATTAAAGCCCAAGTTCTAGCTTGCCTAGAAGCCTTAAAATAAGAGTGATGTTGGGGTCTCTTGCTTACGGATTAATGAGGGGGTTCTTCCTCAAGCATTATCATAAATCTTGAAACTGTTGGGTCTTGGAACATTTTTTTGCTTTGCTTGTTTGTTTCTTGTGTTCTTCTGATGCATGATTCCAAAAAGGGAGTCATTCCTTCCTTGGATTCAATGATTTACTTGAAATTTTAGAATCAAAGAATGCATggttctacctttttttttttttttcttttttgttggaAAGTCATTCCCGAATGATATGACTTTCCTATTTAAAGGGTGTTTGGCACATGAGAATAGGAATAGAAATAATATAGGAATGGAGCTGAATTATACTACCTTGTAGAAGAGAAGAATCATATCTGTAATGTGAATGAGAATTGGTTTCAAGAacaatgagtttttttattgatattttaattttaaaaaacaatacaaGTATATTAATAAGGAccttttggtttgttttttgaaaattgtttttaagttaaaagaatataaaatagctttttagtattttataaagATAAAGGTTGTTTGGCATgttgttttaaagaaaaaaataaaaaataaaaaacttgtttggataagtattttttaaaataaattttttattttaattttgtaaaaacaatgaatattggattaattgtatattaatttttattcaaaaatatatgatattaattggttattttttgagttttaagttattttaaaaattattaaacctgTCAACCAATCTAATGCATTtattttgaagtaaaaaattttacaaaaatatgattatatgcCATGAAGAAATTaaccaaattatttaaaataaattttggtttattGAGTTTCACTTTTCCCGTTACTTTTTTCACTAGAAAGTGCAATGTTTGCTGGAGAGATGAGATTTTCTGGGCTCTGCTTGTTTAGATAGAAAATGGATTGAGGAAATTTTTTTGGGCATGGTGGTATATTTCCATATCTAACTAGCTGCTTCTGATTTGTCGATTGTTCGCTGCCTTGGCCATTGTTTTTCTGCAACGGATGCTACAAATTAGGGCTGGGCGAGATTCGGCGCTTTACGATCTTCAAAATTGGTGAGAGACACGAGCGTTCTCTAGAAATGGGTACTAGTTTCCTCTGTAGAAGAGTAGTGTCACTCGCAAATGTGGCGCAAGTGTTTGAAATTTCAAGGGCCCCGGtgcattttcttcaaaataggCAACTTCTTATGTTTAGATCTTTCTCTTCGCCCAAACAACACTCTTTCACGGTGTCTTACCTCATGAACTCATGTGGATTGTCCCCAGAAAGTGCTCTGTCTGCATCACGGAAGGTACAGTTTGAAACCCCAGAGAGAGCAGACTCCGTCCTCGCACTCCTTAGGAATTATGGATGCACCAATACCCATATCTCCAAAATTGTAAGCAGGTATCCGGTCCTGCTCACTGCCAATCCTGAGAAGACCCTTTTGCCCAAACTGGAGTTTTTCCGTTCTGTAGGCTTTTCAGGGCCTGACCTTGCCAGCATTGTCGCTGCTAGCCCACAGATCTTGAGAAGGAGCTTGGAAAATCATGTTATTCCTAGTTATAATTTCCTCAAGAGTGTAGTTATAGTCAATGAAAAAATTGTGAGGGCCCTCAGTAAGTCATACTGGCTTAATGGTCAAACCTTGCAAAACACCATTGCTCCAAATATTGAAATtctgaaagaaattggagttccCATATCAAAGATTTCGTTTTTTGTGACATGTCACCCTAGTGCAGTG includes:
- the LOC109122921 gene encoding transcription termination factor MTERF6, chloroplastic/mitochondrial — encoded protein: MSTCFLCRRVVSLTNVGQMFEISRTRVHFLQNTQLLMLRSFSSPKQHSFTVSYLMNSCGLSPETALSASRKIQFETPERADSVLALLRNYGCTNSHISKIVSRYPLLLTANPEKTLLPKLEFFCSVGFSGPDLASIVVAGPQILKRSLENHVIPSYNFLKSVLMVNENIVRALNKSYWLHGQSLQNIMAPNIAILKEIGVPMSNISFLVTCHPGAVSQNKEKFSRSVKMVIEMGFDPLRVPFVKAVQVIMEMGESMWEHKMEVYRRWGLTDDEIMLMFRLDPLCMKSSEKKIMSVMDFLVNKMGWKPAAIARYPTVFLRSLEKRIIPWCSVVKVLQMKGLVKKDLCLSFLGSNEKNLFNRFMVKYEHDVPELLNVYQGKIGILELGFVSEGIM
- the LOC100240848 gene encoding uncharacterized protein LOC100240848 isoform X3, with protein sequence MHGKGFFLYGAFHVWRTRQREESPYEVYLLVAATQKVLDEKQTGDSKHLDGKNRSNSRTSVHPVLLVQLVLKWKLLQNLGSFLTVLPKQNVQYATCWAFY
- the LOC100240848 gene encoding uncharacterized protein LOC100240848 isoform X5 encodes the protein MHGKGFFLYGAFHVWRTRQREESPYEVYLLVAATQKGIASIWMERTEVIQGPPFIQCSLFSSFSNGNCCKTLDLS
- the LOC100240848 gene encoding transcription termination factor MTERF15, mitochondrial isoform X1, with amino-acid sequence MSTSFLCRRVVSLTNVGQMFEISRTPVHFLQNSQLLMFRSFFSPKQHSFTVSYLMNSCGLSPESALSASRKIQFETPERADSVLALLRNYGCTNTHISKIVSKYPLLLTANPEKTLLPKLEFFRSVGFSGPDLAGIIVAKPSILKRSLENHVIPNYNFLKSVGMINENIARALRRTYWLTGQSVQNTNVPNIATLKEIGVPMSNISFFLTCHPSAVSQNKEKFSTNVKKVIEMGFDPLRVTFLKAVRLICGMGESMWEHKMEVYRRWGFTDDEIMLMIRLDPLCMTSSERKIMSVMDFLVNKMGWEPAAIGRYPTVFLRSLEKKIIPWCSVVKVLQIKGLVKKDLSLSFLGSSKKNFFNRFVVKYEHDVPELLNVYQGKIGILELGFISEGIMRDETVVVSQLNNSKSLMKNRQGIASIWMERTEVIQGPPFIQCSLFSSFSNGNCCKTLDLS
- the LOC100240848 gene encoding transcription termination factor MTERF15, mitochondrial isoform X2, which gives rise to MSTSFLCRRVVSLTNVGQMFEISRTPVHFLQNSQLLMFRSFFSPKQHSFTVSYLMNSCGLSPESALSASRKIQFETPERADSVLALLRNYGCTNTHISKIVSKYPLLLTANPEKTLLPKLEFFRSVGFSGPDLAGIIVAKPSILKRSLENHVIPNYNFLKSVGMINENIARALRRTYWLTGQSVQNTNVPNIATLKEIGVPMSNISFFLTCHPSAVSQNKEKFSTNVKKVIEMGFDPLRVTFLKAVRLICGMGESMWEHKMEVYRRWGFTDDEIMLMIRLDPLCMTSSERKIMSVMDFLVNKMGWEPAAIGRYPTVFLRSLEKKIIPWCSVVKVLQIKGLVKKDLSLSFLGSSKKNFFNRFVVKYEHDVPELLNVYQGKIGILELGFISEGIMRDETVVVSQLNNSKG